In Triticum urartu cultivar G1812 chromosome 6, Tu2.1, whole genome shotgun sequence, the following proteins share a genomic window:
- the LOC125514291 gene encoding uncharacterized protein LOC125514291: protein MGRARRGTAAKGKRRPRAAAKAAAVAGDGHEETKDGPEKAAGGGGGFFCCYLLRSLCPRSKSRTYIGFTVNPRRRIRQHNGELRCGAWRTKRGRPWEMMLCIYGFPTNVAALQFEWAWQHPTESLAVRKAAAEFKSLGGIGNKVKLAYTMLNLPSWENLNLTVNFFSTKNTKFTAGCPPLPCHMKTVVSPMEDLPCYVEGLSSEDDIMEPREDEEERDAAVGGDTSDHGLQTMDLGTGIVGGESDTDEFFAPMDRSEVFASGISESSAARPEEEETRSAGCDVEYTIDDFGESDTDEFFAPMEGSEVCGSRISESSGAQPVEEETRIADSDVEYYPTDDFSYMEWGGIHETSELHVSRTPPRCSSSSCSDDVAGRSVNCVTGEASPVLKAGSDDGNLFFHEIDVVDLVTPVARYARDCSKVASICPKIIDLTNSPIVIEL, encoded by the exons atgggCAGGGCAAGAAGGGGAACGGCGGCCAAGGGCAAGAGGAGGCCGCGTGCTGCGGCGAAGGCGGCAGCCGTGGCGGGCGACGGACACGAGGAAACCAAAGATGGACCTGAGAAAGCCGCCGGCGGCGGGGGTGGCTTCTTCTGCTGCTACCTCCTCCGGTCGCTCTGCCCGCGCAGCAAGAGCCGCACCTACATCGG GTTCACGGTGAACccgcggcggcggatccggcagCACAACGGCGAGCTCCGATGTGGCGCCTGGCGGACCAAGCGCGGCCGCCCCTGGGAGATGATGCTCTGCATCTACggcttccccaccaacgtcgccgCCCTCCAG TTCGAGTGGGCGTGGCAGCACCCTACCGAGTCGCTGGCCGTTCGCAAGGCCGCCGCCGAATTCAAGTCGCTCGGCGGCATCGGCAACAAGGTCAAGCTCGCCTACACCATGCTCAACCTCCCTTCATGGGAGAA CTTGAATCTCACGGTGAACTTCTTCTCCACCAAGAATACCAAGTTCACCGCGGGCTGCCCGCCCCTCCCCTGCCACATGAAGACTGTCGTTAGCCCGATGGAGGATCTCCCGTGCTACGTCGAGGGCCTTTCGTCCGAGGATGATATTATGGAGCCTAGAGAGGATGAAGAAGAACGAGATGCGGCTGTTGGCGGTGACACTTCTGATCATGGTTTGCAGACAATGGATTTGGGAACCGGAATTGTAGGCGGTGAATCAGACACTGATGAGTTTTTTGCTCCAATGGATCGGAGTGAGGTCTTTGCATCAGGAATTTCAGAATCCTCTGCAGCCCGGCCAGAGGAAGAAGAAACCAGAAGTGCTGGCTGTGATGTTGAATATACCATTGATGACTTCGGTGAATCAGACACTGATGAGTTTTTTGCTCCGATGGAAGGGAGTGAGGTCTGTGGATCAAGAATTTCAGAATCCTCTGGGGCCCAACCAGTGGAAGAAGAAACCAGAATTGCTGACTCTGATGTTGAATATTATCCCACTGATGACTTCAGTTACATGGAATGGGGCGGAATTCACGAGACATCGGAATTGCACGTGTCTAGAACACCACCTCGATGTTCCTCGAGCTCGTGCAGCGATGATGTTGCCGGAAGATCAGTAAACTGTGTGACAGGGGAAGCATCTCCAGTGTTGAAGGCAGGTTCAGACGATGGTAATCTTTTCTTCCATGAAATTGATGTGGTAGACTTGGTTACACCAGTCGCCCGGTATGCTAGAGATTGCAGCAAAGTGGCCAGCATTTGCCCCAAGATTATTGATCTGACAAATTCCCCTATTGTCATTGAGTTGTAA